From the Corythoichthys intestinalis isolate RoL2023-P3 chromosome 13, ASM3026506v1, whole genome shotgun sequence genome, one window contains:
- the syt4 gene encoding synaptotagmin-4 — MAPMTLEDGAQPMVVPAGVAMVSIFGLVFTVSAFAWICCQRKNTKGQKTPPYKFVHMLKGVDIYPESLGGKKKFASPAGAAMKEASKIDVNGNCHTAAVPTGSPRSSPGDSRSTLHLDLEQRDLNGNFPTKLFPQHKVRSSPDLELPSPQAGFTQPAVIDAPSPSSAISSQAPTPAVDDRDGRLGTLHFALEYQPEKKAFIVHIKEAHGLSPTDEQSMTSDPYIKLTLLPEKKHRVKTRVLRKTLDPTFDETFSFYGIPLARVSELALQFMVLSFDRFSRDEIIGETLVPLSGIDLSEGRVLMSREIIKKNVKKSSGRGELLLSLCYQSTTNTLTVVVLKARHLPKNDNHRPTDPYVKVNLYHGKKRVCKKKTHVKKCAPNPVFNELFTFDLPSDEGLRDTGVELLLMDSDAGDARSPKPVLGRLLLGTTAAGTAGEHWREICEHPRRQIAKWHAMSED, encoded by the exons ATGGCGCCAATGACGCTGGAGGATGGAGCCCAGCCCA TGGTGGTCCCGGCAGGCGTCGCGATGGTGAGCATCTTTGGCTTGGTCTTCACCGTGTCGGCCTTCGCGTGGATCTGCTGCCAGCGGAAAAACACCAAAGGCCAGAAGACTCCCCCCTACAAGTTTGTGCACATGCTCAAAGGAGTCGACATCTATCCGGAAAGCCTCGGCGGCAAGAAGAAGTTTGCCTCCCCCGCCGGCGCCGCAATGAAGGAAGCCAGTAAAATAGACGTTAACGGGAACTGCCACACCGCCGCCGTGCCCACGGGCAGTCCCAGATCGAGTCCCGGCGACTCCAGATCGACGCTCCATCTGGACCTGGAGCAAAGGGACCTGAACGGCAATTTCCCCACTAAATTGTTTCCCCAGCACAAGGTACGCAGCTCGCCCGACTTGGAGCTGCCCTCGCCGCAGGCGGGCTTCACCCAGCCCGCCGTGATAGACGCCCCCTCGCCTTCTAGCGCTATCTCCAGCCAGGCCCCGACCCCGGCTGTCGACGATAGGGACGGGAGGCTCGGTACCCTCCACTTTGCTCTTGAGTACCAACCGGAGAAAAAGGCCTTCATCGTCCATATTAAG GAAGCCCACGGCCTGAGCCCGACCGATGAGCAGTCCATGACTTCCGACCCCTACATCAAGCTGACCCTGCTGCCGGAGAAGAAGCATCGGGTGAAGACCAGAGTGCTGAGGAAGACTCTGGACCCGACTTTTGACGAAACCTTCAGCTTCTACGGCATCCCGCTGGCCAGAGTGTCGGAACTGGCTCTGCAGTTCATGGTGCTCAGCTTCGATCGATTTTCCCGGGACGAGATCATCGGCGAGACTCTGGTCCCGCTGTCGGGAATCGACTTGTCCGAAGGCCGCGTACTGATGAGCCGGGAGATCATCAAAAAGAACGTCAAG AAGTCGTCGGGCCGAGGGGAGCTGCTGCTCTCCTTGTGTTATCAGTCCACTACAAACACTCTGACCGTGGTGGTCCTCAAAGCCCGCCACCTGCCCAAGAATGACAACCACAGACCCACAG ATCCGTATGTCAAAGTCAACCTATACCACGGAAAGAAGCGGGTGTGCAAGAAGAAGACCCACGTGAAGAAATGCGCCCCCAACCCCGTCTTTAACGAGCTCTTCACCTTTGACCTACCCTCCGACGAGGGCCTGAGAGACACCGGCGTGGAGCTGCTGCTGATGGACTCGGACGCGGGCGACGCCCGCAGCCCCAAGCCGGTCCTCGGGCGCCTGCTCTTGGGCACGACGGCGGCGGGCACCGCGGGCGAGCACTGGCGGGAGATCTGCGAGCACCCGCGCCGCCAGATCGCCAAGTGGCACGCTATGTCTGAGGACTGA